The Euphorbia lathyris chromosome 8, ddEupLath1.1, whole genome shotgun sequence genome has a window encoding:
- the LOC136202937 gene encoding potassium channel AKT1 translates to MVMDTLRNRGGSFKVSVCGQDEIEQLSRDGSHYNLSNAVLPSLGARSNRRVKLRNFIISPYDPRYRIWETFLVVLVIYTAWVSPFEFGFLTKPEGPLSIADNVVNGFFALDIILTFFVAYLDKTSYLLVDNRKQIAWKYVRTGFIFDLISTIPTELARKITPKPFKSYGMFNMLRLWRLRRVSALFSRLEKDRNFNYFWVRCAKLVCVTLFAVHCAGCFYYLIAARYKNPQDTWIGSSLGDNFLEQSIWIRYVTSIYWSITTLTTVGYGDLHPVNTSEMIFDVFYMLFNLGLTAYLIGNMTNLVVHGTSRTRRFRDTIQAASSFAQRNQLPLRLQDQMLAHLCLKFRTDSEGLQQQETLDSLPKAIRSSISHYLFYSLLDKVYLFRGVSNDLLFQLVSEMKAEYFPPKEDVILQNEAPTDFYILVTGAVDLLVYKNGAEQVVGQAKTGDLCGEIGVLCYRPQLFTVRTKRLSQLLRLNRTTFMNIVQANVGDGTIIMNNLLQHLKEEKDPIMEGVLLETESMLARGRMDLPLSLCFAALREDDSLLHQLLKRGLDPNESDNTGRSALHVAASKGSQNCVLLLLDYGANPNCKDSDGSVPLWEAMLGGHEAVAKLLIENGASITSGDVGNFACIAAEQNNLNLLREIVQYGGDVTGPRMSGTTALHVAVCEDNTEIVRFLLDQGADIDKPDIHGWTSRDLADQQGHEEIKLIFDTYSREPKAESAIGVSEKEQQPEIRFLGRFTSEPMIRPLSHEGTERSWSQHQRRPRRKTNNFDNSLFGVMSAAAYKGEKELAFPVSPGIGVVNNHGARVVISCPEKGDIAGKLILLPKSLEELVEIGAKKYGVSHAKVVSKERADIEDIEVIRDGDHILFVSVSVSDQTKEIDDQTQHS, encoded by the exons ATGGTGATGGATACACTTCGGAATAGAGGAGGATCTTTTAAGGTATCGGTATGCGGGCAAGACGAGATAGAGCAGTTATCAAGAGATGGAAGCCATTACAATCTCTCCAATGCTGTTTTGCCTTCTCTAGGTGCAAGAAGTAACCGCAGAGTCAAGCTTAGGAACTTTATCATTTCTCCTTACGACCCTCGCTACAG AATATGGGAGACTTTTCTAGTTGTGTTGGTTATCTACACAGCTTGGGTATCACCATTTGAATTTGGATTTCTTACGAAACCAGAAGGACCGCTCTCAATTGCTGATAATGTTGTTAATGGATTCTTTGCTCTCGATATCATTCTCACCTTTTTTGTAGCTTACCTTGACAAGACCAGCTACCTACTTGTTGACAACCGTAAACAGATTGCTTGGAAATATGTTAGAACAGGTTTTATCTTTGATCTTATTTCCACTATTCCAACTGAACTCGCCCGCAAAATCACCCCTAAACCCTTCAAATCATATGGCATGTTCAACATGCTGCGCCTTTGGCGTCTTCGTAGAGTTAGTGCCTTGTTTTCCAGATTGGAGAAGGATAGGAACTTCAACTACTTCTGGGTTCGATGTGCTAAACTTGTTTGT GTTACCCTTTTCGCTGTTCATTGTGCTGGATGCTTTTACTATCTTATCGCTGCTCGTTACAAAAACCCTCAAGATACTTGGATCGGCTCATCCTTGGGAGATAATTTCCTCGAACAAAGTATTTGGATTCGATACGTTACATCAATTTACTGGTCTATTACTACTCTAACCACTGTTGGATATGGAGATCTGCATCCGGTGAATACAAGTGAAATGATCTTTGACGTGTTCTATATGTTGTTTAACCTTGGATTGACAGCATATTTGATCGGTAACATGACCAACTTGGTTGTTCATGGGACTAGTCGAACTAGAAGATTTAGAGATACAATACAAGCAGCTTCAAGTTTTGCTCAGAGGAACCAACTGCCTCTGCGCCTGCAAGATCAGATGCTTGCACATCTTTGTCTCAAGTTCAGGACAGATTCAGAGGGTTTGCAGCAACAAGAGACTCTTGATTCCCTTCCTAAAGCTATTCGTTCTAGCATTTCACATTATCTTTTCTACTCACTCCTTGACAAGGTCTACTTATTTCGCGGGGTTTCCAATGACTTGCTCTTCCAGCTG GTGTCGGAGATGAAAGCCGAGTATTTCCCTCCCAAAGAAGATGTGATTCTGCAGAATGAGGCACCAACAGACTTTTATATACTTGTCACTGGTGCTGTG GATCTGCTGGTGTATAAAAATGGAGCTGAACAG GTTGTTGGGCAGGCGAAAACGGGAGACCTTTGTGGTGAAATTGGGGTGCTTTGTTATAGGCCACAGCTTTTTACTGTGCGTACCAAAAGATTGAGCCAACTTCTACGGTTGAATCGTACTACGTTCATGAATATTGTTCAAGCCAATGTTGGAGATGGGACTATAATCATGAATAATCTCCTTCAG CATTTAAAAGAAGAGAAGGATCCAATAATGGAGGGAGTTTTGTTGGAGACAGAAAGCATGCTTGCCCGTGGTCGAATGGACCTACCACTCAGTCTCTGCTTTGCTGCTCTTAGGGAAGATGATTCTTTGTTACATCAGTTGTTGAAACGGGGACTCGATCCTAATGAATCAGACAACACTGGCCGCTCTGCTCtc CATGTGGCAGCATCAAAAGGAAGTCAGAATTGTGTGCTTCTATTACTAGATTATGGAGCAAATCCTAACTGTAAAG ACTCGGATGGGAGTGTGCCCCTTTGGGAGGCAATGCTTGGAGGTCATGAAGCAGTTGCCAAACTGCTGATAGAAAACGGTGCGAGCATAACATCTGGAGATGTTGGTAATTTTGCCTGCATTGCTGCTGAACAAAACAACTTGAACTTGCTCCGGGAAATTGTACAGTACGGAGGAGATGTGACCGGCCCTAGGATGAGTGGAACAACAGCCCTTCATGTAGCAGTTTGTGAAGACAACACTGAAATAGTTAGATTTCTGTTGGACCAAGGTGCTGATATTGACAAACCGGATATCCACGGATGGACTTCCAGGGATCTTGCTGACCAACAAGGACATGAAGAAATAAAACTCATTTTCGATACCTATAGTAGAGAGCCTAAAGCTGAATCAGCCATTGGAGTTTCTGAAAAAGAGCAGCAACCTGAGATTCGGTTTCTGGGGAGATTCACAAGCGAGCCAATGATCCGGCCTCTCTCCCATGAAGGTACAGAGAGATCATGGAGCCAACACCAACGACGTCCAAGGCGCAAAACTAATAATTTTGACAACTCATTGTTTGGGGTGATGTCAGCTGCTGCTTATAAGGGGGAGAAGGAATTGGCATTCCCGGTTAGTCCTGGAATAGGTGTAGTAAATAATCATGGTGCTAGAGTAGTTATTAGCTGCCCGGAAAAGGGAGATATTGCAGGGAAACTAATTCTACTACCGAAAAGCTTGGAGGAGTTGGTTGAGATTGGTGCTAAGAAATATGGTGTTTCACATGCCAAAGTTGTGAGCAAAGAGAGAGCAGATATTGAGGATATTGAGGTGATTAGAGATGGCgatcatattttatttgtaaGTGTAAGTGTAAGTGATCAAACGAAAGAGATAGATGATCAAACACAACACTCCTAA